The Cognaticolwellia beringensis genome segment ATAAATAAAATACACATAATTAGCCTTTTTAATTCTATCTAAGAATATCTGGTGCTTTCACTCAAGGTCATCATAGGATAAGGTTTGTAGCAATAAAATCACAGATACCACTAACGTATTTTTCAAGGAATAATAGTAGAAGCTGATGTTAACACTTCCGGTAATCGATTTAAAAAATAAAGTATCAGCACAAGAATGGCAACTTAGAGTAGATTTAGCTGCATGTTATCGACTCATTGCTCTGCATGGCTGGGATGACCTAATTTACACCCACGTTTCAGTGCGTATTCCAAATACTGAGCATGTCCTGATCAATGCTTTTGGTTTGCGCTTTGATGAAATAACCGCGTCAAACTTAGTTAAAGTTGATATGGACGGTAATATTGTTGATGCCGATAGTCCATTCGACTTTAACCCTGCAGGTTTTACTATCCATAGTGCGATTCACGCAGTACGACACGATGCACTTTGTGCACTGCACGTACATTGTAATGAAGCGATCGCGGTGGCAAGTTTAGAGCAAGGTTTACTGCCGATTAGTCAATATTCTATGTTCGCATTAGCCTCATTAAGTTATCACGACTATGAAGGTCTAGCGGTTAATGACGATGAAAAGCTGCGCATTCAGCAAGACTTAGGCGATACAAATTTTATGTTGCTACGTAACCATGGCGCTATAACTTTGGGTAATACCATTGGTGATGCGTTTATGCATATGTACGACTTGATACGTGCTTGTCAAATTCAAGTGCAAGTGATGTCAACGGGCATGAAACCCTTGTTGGTTGATCAAAGCATTGTGGATGGTATTAAAGCCCAAGCAAATGTTGTACATACCGGTTCAACCGGTGGACAAAAAGCTTGGCCGGCGATGTTACGCCGAGTGTATAAAGAAGACGCAAGTTTTGCGCTATAAGCCTTAAGCGCTAAGTCCTTAATAACTTAGTTTAGTCATTTTAGAACCGCATTAAAAAGTATATAAAGAGAGCATAATGAAAGTAACTCACGTAGAAATTTTTGATATTGAATGTCCAAAGCGTCCAGGTTGGAACCCCGTTTTTATTCGTGTTCACACCGATGAAGGCATTAGCGGTGTTGGTGAGGCTGGCCTAGCATATGACTGGGGTCATAGCGCAGCAGCCGCCATGTTAAAAGAAATTAGCGAAGCGGTGTTAATTGGTTTTAATCCTTTTAATACTGAATTACTGTGGTCGCGTATGCTGCGAGAAAGCTTTTGGGGTTTAGGCGGCGGACCGGTACTTTATTCTGCAATGAGCGCAATTGACACCGCTTTATGGGATATAAAAGGTAAAGCACTTGGTTTACCGGTTTATCAATTATTAGGCGGTAAAACCAATGAAAAACTGCGCACTTATGCTAGTCAATTACAGTTTGATTGGGATGAAAAAATTAATAAACTGATTGAGCCAGCGCAATATGCAGAAGCGGCACTAAAAGCAGTGGCACAAGGTTATGACGCAGTAAAGGTTGATCCGATTGTTTATAACCAAGACGGTAGCTCTTCATTCGATCGCACGAAATTATTTACCCCAAAACAAATGCGTTTGTTTGGTAATCGTTTACGGGCTATTCGTGATGCTGTTGGCGAAGATGTCGATATTATTTTTGAATCGCATTCGTTAATGGGCGCGGCATCAGCGATTCAAATGGGAAGAATTGTTGAAGAAGTTGGTTGTATGTTTTATGAAGAGCCAGTAAATTATCTTAACTCAGCGGTGCATAAAAAAGTTGCTGATAACGTTAATGTGCCGATTGCTGGTGGTGAGCGATTGTATCACCGCTGGGATGTAAGGCCTTATTTTGAAGATCAAAGTATTGATGTTTTACAACCTGATATTGGCTTATGTGGTGGTTTTACTGAAGCTAAAAAGGTTTGTGATTATGCTGATGTTTATGATATTCGCATTCAAGCCCATGTTTGTGGCGGCCCTGTTGCCACGGCAGCGTCTTTGCACCTTGAAACGGCGATCCCTAACTTTTTAATTCATGAACATCATACCTATGCTATTAAAGACTGGAACCGTGAGTTATGTTTACAAGATCCACAACCGGTAAATGGCTTTTTTGAAGTGTCTGAAACGCCAGGTATTGGTATTGAGTTAAATGATGAAATTGTCAAACGTTCGCCGAATGTTACGGTTAATGCATTGAAATAAATGGACAGGTAGCGGTCAGTTTAAAGCTGTCAGCTCTAAGAAAAGTCAAAGTGTTTTTTAATTTAGAGGTATCAGTAAAAAGCACTTACAGGCTGCTATTGGCGTTAGTGATTAAGTAGTGATTAAAAGGTAGCTTTTGCTACCTTTTTTAATGCGTTCGTTAAATATAGTCAATAGGTAGGGCGGTGGTGTATTTAATTTCTTCCATGGCAAAGCTTGAGCTGATATCGGCAAAACTCGCTCGGGTAATTAAGCGCTGATAAAAGCTGTCGTATGCTTTCATATCAGGCACCACAACACGCAATAAATAATCAACTTCGCCGCTCATTCGGTAAAACTCTAGTATCTCAGGAAAGTCTATCGCGACTTTCCTAAACTCACTCAGCCAGTTTGGATTATGCTGATTGGTTTTTATTGTTACAAATACCGTTAAACCGACATTAAGTTTTTCAGGATCTGCCAGTGCCACGCGGCCTTTAATAATGCCTGACTTTTCCATTGCTTGAATACGTCGCCAACAGGGCGTGGTGGACAAACCCACTTGACTGGCTACTTCACTGACCGAGGCTGTGCAGTCATGTTGTAAAATGTTGAGTATTTTTTTATCGAATGCATCCATAAGCGTTAAACGGAATAGTTTTACCTAAATTAAGATTTATAAGGAATTATTTTGCGCTAAGTATCGGGGTATTACGAGTTTTATTTTAAATGAAAGGTAAATTATTGTCAGTCGACGTTGGTTAAAACTGGTAAAAATCCTGCGCATTACTAAAGCATAATTGCTGTAATTGCTCTGGTTTATAGGGCAGTTCAGTATTGTGCAGCCAAGTCTGTTGATAACTGGCTCGAAACAAGTTTAACGGAAAGTTACTCGCTAACATCACCCGTTTAATACCAAAGCTTTCAATGCAACGACTAATGATTTGCTGTGGCCAACCAGTCGGGTAATGTCTATCTGCCATTTCATAACCCGAGCATTTAATCAATACCTGCTCAAACGTTGCCAAGCGTTTAATATTGGCTAACCAGCAACTCGGCTCTTGTTCGGCTACTCTTGGCCAACCTGCATGATTAATACATACTTTTAAACGGGGTACTAAGGTCAACATTTCAACTAA includes the following:
- a CDS encoding class II aldolase/adducin family protein produces the protein MLTLPVIDLKNKVSAQEWQLRVDLAACYRLIALHGWDDLIYTHVSVRIPNTEHVLINAFGLRFDEITASNLVKVDMDGNIVDADSPFDFNPAGFTIHSAIHAVRHDALCALHVHCNEAIAVASLEQGLLPISQYSMFALASLSYHDYEGLAVNDDEKLRIQQDLGDTNFMLLRNHGAITLGNTIGDAFMHMYDLIRACQIQVQVMSTGMKPLLVDQSIVDGIKAQANVVHTGSTGGQKAWPAMLRRVYKEDASFAL
- a CDS encoding mandelate racemase/muconate lactonizing enzyme family protein produces the protein MKVTHVEIFDIECPKRPGWNPVFIRVHTDEGISGVGEAGLAYDWGHSAAAAMLKEISEAVLIGFNPFNTELLWSRMLRESFWGLGGGPVLYSAMSAIDTALWDIKGKALGLPVYQLLGGKTNEKLRTYASQLQFDWDEKINKLIEPAQYAEAALKAVAQGYDAVKVDPIVYNQDGSSSFDRTKLFTPKQMRLFGNRLRAIRDAVGEDVDIIFESHSLMGAASAIQMGRIVEEVGCMFYEEPVNYLNSAVHKKVADNVNVPIAGGERLYHRWDVRPYFEDQSIDVLQPDIGLCGGFTEAKKVCDYADVYDIRIQAHVCGGPVATAASLHLETAIPNFLIHEHHTYAIKDWNRELCLQDPQPVNGFFEVSETPGIGIELNDEIVKRSPNVTVNALK
- a CDS encoding Lrp/AsnC family transcriptional regulator, with the protein product MDAFDKKILNILQHDCTASVSEVASQVGLSTTPCWRRIQAMEKSGIIKGRVALADPEKLNVGLTVFVTIKTNQHNPNWLSEFRKVAIDFPEILEFYRMSGEVDYLLRVVVPDMKAYDSFYQRLITRASFADISSSFAMEEIKYTTALPIDYI